The Caproicibacterium amylolyticum genome includes the window AATCAGCTGAAGCGGACATTTACCATTCCCAAAGGGTATTATTATTTTAAGGATGGCATGAATCTTTATGATTTGCACAGTGACCTGCGCGACTTTAACGGCAATCAACTGTTGGAACCTGTAGCGGAGGAGAAATTGCCTGCCTCTGTCAGCAGTACGCGGGTAGAAACGATTCAAGACTGCTATGATTCGAAAGACAACAACTATCCACGCGGCTTGATTCAGGGCAATGCGGAAATGCAAAATTCCACATGGAATCTTTGCGCCTACTGGGCTGACAGCTACGGCAATCTTTCCGGTGGATTGCCCAGCAGCAATTATAACGGACACAAAGGGGAGCTTTCCAATGTTTCAGCTTTCCTTTATGTTGCTTCTTCGCGTAGTTGGGGAAATGCTTTTTCAGATACCATGGTGGATGATGCGAATTGGAAGGATTTTCATTTTACGTTGAAGGACTTTGGACTGTCTACAGGTTGGTCCAACGCAGAACAAGAGGCACGCAAAAAATTCGGAGTCTACCGGGCAAAGGATATTTTCATGGAATATGTCAACAGCACGGAAGGGCTTATCGTACCAGCGGGCAGTACAATCGTGCTGCAGGCAAACTCCATGTGGTTCAACAGCACCCGCACAGACGGCACGCTTGGCGGCGGACTGCCGCTTACTGCAGGGGACGCAGGCAGCAAGCTGTATTTGACTTCCCTGAATTTTCAGGATGCTGTTTCACTTACGGTTCCGGCAGACCTGCAGGTGAACTATGCCGGAACAACCTATACCATTCGGGCGGGTACGTATTCCGTGGCAAACAAACTGAATCTTTTCAGCGACGAAGCCAAAGCTTTCTTTGCACAGCATCAAGAGGAAAACAAGTCTTCATCCAGTGAAAGCGGCGGCGGTACGGAATCCGGAAGTACATCATCGGCAGAAAAGGTCAATACGGAAGGCAGTGGTTACTATACGCAGGGATAGGAAAAAATGCGGCGTGCGTTTTCTGTGCGGCAAGCGCGGCGCTACACTGGTTGAATTAATTGCGGCGGTGCTGATCCTTGCGGTGGTTGTTCTGGCTGTTTTCACCGGCATTACTGCTGCACAGAATTCGATTTATGCCAACAGCGCACAGAGTAAGGCTGCCGCACAGGCACAGAGCATGGCGGATACTCTGATGAATCTTGTGAAAAAAGATGGTGTGGCAGCGCAGCTTTCGGGTACTGCCTATCCGGCAGGTGACACCAAAAAAACGACCGATGCGTCAGTGACTTTTCCACAGACAAACGGCAAAAAATATCAGTACCGCATTACCCGGGCCAGCACAGATGAATATTTGTATCATTTTGAGGGAAAAAATCCAAGCGACCCGAAAAAAACAATTTCAGCGGAAGCTTCGGCAAATTTAGAACTTTATAAAATAGAAGTGGCTGTCACTTATCCAGGGACTACCGCAACCAGCTGCGTGCAGCTGACGGCCTATGCAGCTAAGACTGCCTGAAAAATGATTTGCAGATGGAAAGGAAATAGCTTATAATTGACACAACACCCAACTTATTGAGTTGTAGGGGCAAGCCTGCCGCAGCCGTTGTGCGAAAGGGAGTGACAGCGAATGAAACTGCGCAGCAAAAAAGGCCTTACGCTGGTTGAACTGATTGTTACAGTTGCGTTTACAGCAGTAGTCATGGCAGCTGCCTGTACTGCATTGTATGCAGCAGCAGAC containing:
- a CDS encoding prepilin-type N-terminal cleavage/methylation domain-containing protein; translated protein: MRFLCGKRGATLVELIAAVLILAVVVLAVFTGITAAQNSIYANSAQSKAAAQAQSMADTLMNLVKKDGVAAQLSGTAYPAGDTKKTTDASVTFPQTNGKKYQYRITRASTDEYLYHFEGKNPSDPKKTISAEASANLELYKIEVAVTYPGTTATSCVQLTAYAAKTA